One genomic region from Leptolyngbyaceae cyanobacterium JSC-12 encodes:
- a CDS encoding hypothetical protein (IMG reference gene:2510095603), whose amino-acid sequence MQLSKNLRRAAIITGVGVAALGGWAYWYLSHKQWCVRTMPISGKAVGGQEVVYSWGCLNPQRFRQWSVVATADCNRYPGFSTSGQSQRTDDATADLSQLSASKLLDQ is encoded by the coding sequence ATGCAATTATCTAAAAATCTTCGGCGTGCAGCAATCATAACTGGAGTCGGTGTTGCGGCTTTGGGTGGATGGGCTTACTGGTACCTGAGCCATAAGCAATGGTGTGTAAGAACAATGCCCATCAGCGGCAAAGCAGTTGGTGGGCAGGAAGTGGTGTATAGCTGGGGATGCCTCAATCCTCAACGGTTTCGCCAATGGAGTGTAGTAGCCACCGCTGATTGCAACCGCTACCCAGGTTTTAGCACATCTGGACAATCCCAGCGGACCGATGATGCAACGGCTGATCTGAGCCAACTGTCTGCATCCAAGTTGTTAGATCAGTAA
- a CDS encoding tRNA:m(5)U-54 methyltransferase (IMG reference gene:2510095604~PFAM: Glucose inhibited division protein A~TIGRFAM: tRNA:m(5)U-54 methyltransferase), whose protein sequence is MLKVIQSKWCDEMTIAEPIRVIGGGLAGTEAAWQIAQAGVPVVLYEMRPLQQSPAHHSAYLAELVCSNSFGAQSSDRASGLLHEELRRLGSIIIGTADQHSIPAGGALAVDRAVFSQQLTETIANHPLIELRREEIRSIPTEGITVLTTGPLTSPDLANDLRQFTGMEYMSFFDAASPIVVGESINYDIAFRASRYDKGEAAYLNCPMNKEQYLHFWQELCKAEQAELKDFERETAKFFEACLPIEEMARRGEDTMRYGPLKPVGIFDARLGDYRDPENKTKRPYAVAQLRQEDKAGQLWNMVGFQTNLRWGEQKRVFRLIPGLEEAEFVRMGVMHRNTFINAPELLMPTLQFKQRVKLFAAGQLIGTEGYTAAAAGGWLAGTNAARIALGKTPLQLPTTTMMGALFDFISSASPKHFQPMPPNFGILPELPQRIRNKQERYGQYRDRALTDLTTWMQTVGSDQPLHHRSAGIVQMC, encoded by the coding sequence ATGTTGAAAGTGATTCAGTCGAAATGGTGCGATGAAATGACGATCGCGGAACCGATTCGGGTAATTGGGGGCGGACTGGCAGGAACAGAGGCAGCATGGCAGATTGCTCAGGCTGGGGTGCCTGTTGTGCTATACGAAATGCGTCCATTGCAGCAAAGCCCAGCACACCATAGCGCCTATCTGGCAGAACTGGTGTGTAGTAACTCGTTTGGGGCGCAATCGAGCGATCGCGCATCTGGTTTGCTGCATGAAGAATTGCGGCGGCTTGGTTCTATTATCATAGGCACTGCCGATCAACATTCCATTCCAGCAGGGGGCGCACTGGCAGTGGATCGTGCCGTGTTTAGCCAGCAACTTACGGAAACCATAGCAAATCATCCCCTGATTGAACTGCGACGGGAAGAAATTCGCTCCATTCCTACCGAAGGCATCACAGTGCTGACTACAGGTCCACTAACCAGTCCCGACTTGGCAAATGATCTGCGTCAGTTTACAGGTATGGAATACATGAGTTTTTTTGATGCAGCAAGCCCAATTGTGGTAGGTGAATCCATCAATTATGACATCGCCTTTCGTGCCTCCCGGTACGACAAAGGGGAAGCCGCCTATCTTAACTGCCCTATGAACAAAGAGCAGTATCTCCACTTTTGGCAGGAGCTTTGCAAAGCAGAACAGGCAGAGCTAAAAGACTTTGAGCGAGAAACTGCAAAATTCTTTGAAGCCTGTTTGCCGATTGAAGAGATGGCACGACGCGGTGAAGACACGATGCGCTACGGGCCGTTGAAACCCGTGGGGATTTTTGATGCTCGTTTGGGCGATTATCGTGATCCAGAAAATAAAACTAAGCGTCCCTATGCAGTAGCGCAATTGCGGCAGGAAGACAAAGCTGGTCAATTGTGGAATATGGTAGGCTTTCAAACCAATTTGCGTTGGGGTGAGCAAAAGCGGGTGTTTCGCCTGATTCCGGGATTGGAAGAAGCTGAGTTTGTGCGAATGGGTGTGATGCACCGCAATACCTTTATTAATGCGCCAGAGTTACTCATGCCAACGTTGCAATTCAAACAAAGAGTAAAGCTTTTCGCAGCAGGGCAGTTAATTGGCACAGAAGGTTACACAGCAGCGGCAGCAGGAGGTTGGTTGGCAGGAACAAACGCTGCCCGAATTGCACTGGGTAAAACGCCTTTGCAATTGCCTACTACCACCATGATGGGAGCATTGTTTGACTTTATCAGTTCTGCTTCGCCAAAGCATTTCCAGCCAATGCCGCCAAACTTTGGGATTTTACCGGAATTGCCGCAACGGATTCGTAACAAGCAAGAACGATATGGGCAGTATCGCGATCGCGCCCTTACTGATCTAACAACTTGGATGCAGACAGTTGGCTCAGATCAGCCGTTGCATCATCGGTCCGCTGGGATTGTCCAGATGTGCTAA
- a CDS encoding hypothetical protein (IMG reference gene:2510095605~PFAM: Protein of unknown function (DUF502)) — translation MKETRLPVLQRLKQDLKNDLIAGLLVVIPLATTIWLTMTIASWVIGFLTRIPNQLNPFDGLNPLLVNLLNLLVGFAVPLSCILLIGLMARNIAGRWLLETGERTLQAIPLAGSIYKTLKQLLETLLKDSGNRFRRVVLLEYPRPGIWSLGFVTGVISGEFQSHFSSSMLSVFIPTTPNPTTGWYAIVPEKDVINLAMPIEDAFKVIISGGIVSPEVTMPGSLPPSTRCPLDPLVDKNRQGLSMSDSVRIAMELEED, via the coding sequence ATGAAAGAAACTAGGCTACCTGTACTCCAACGTCTGAAGCAGGATCTAAAGAACGACCTGATAGCAGGTCTGCTAGTAGTCATTCCGCTCGCGACCACGATTTGGTTGACGATGACGATCGCCAGTTGGGTCATTGGATTTCTGACCCGCATTCCCAATCAACTCAACCCATTTGATGGGCTAAACCCACTCCTGGTTAATTTGTTGAATCTGTTGGTGGGATTCGCAGTGCCATTGTCCTGCATTTTGCTGATTGGGCTGATGGCACGTAACATTGCTGGTCGTTGGCTGCTCGAAACTGGTGAGCGCACACTCCAGGCAATTCCTCTGGCTGGCTCTATTTACAAAACCCTGAAACAACTGCTGGAAACGCTCTTAAAAGATTCTGGCAATCGCTTTCGGCGGGTGGTTTTGCTGGAATATCCTCGTCCAGGAATCTGGTCATTAGGCTTTGTCACGGGGGTAATCAGTGGTGAATTTCAATCTCACTTTTCGAGTTCAATGCTGAGTGTCTTTATTCCCACAACACCCAACCCAACAACAGGCTGGTACGCGATCGTCCCTGAAAAGGACGTGATTAACCTTGCCATGCCAATTGAAGATGCGTTTAAGGTGATTATTTCAGGTGGGATCGTCAGTCCAGAGGTGACCATGCCAGGTTCATTACCCCCCTCTACTCGCTGCCCGCTCGATCCTCTGGTAGACAAGAATCGGCAGGGGTTGAGCATGTCTGACTCTGTTCGGATCGCAATGGAGCTTGAAGAAGATTAA
- a CDS encoding NusB antitermination factor (IMG reference gene:2510095606~PFAM: NusB family~TIGRFAM: transcription antitermination factor NusB), whose translation MQARRIARELSLLSISQLPATAENVETQSLQNVVVAAVRTLTTEAEEALETASAELKQSSNRLLNSQTRTADVESAREMVNEAIELAQTAINRLGLAIEIPEMVQLANQSDVRAYALEIVRTLKKNLADIDQLLARALVDWQLSRLAVIDRDILRIAVTEMLYLGVPDRVAVNEAVELAKRYSGEDGYRFINGVLRRVTDCVKAEASGLEKNS comes from the coding sequence ATGCAAGCCCGTCGTATTGCTCGTGAACTTTCCCTACTCAGCATTAGCCAACTTCCTGCCACTGCCGAAAATGTCGAAACACAGTCCCTGCAAAATGTAGTAGTTGCAGCCGTGCGGACATTGACAACAGAAGCAGAAGAAGCCCTGGAAACTGCATCAGCAGAACTCAAGCAAAGCAGCAATCGGTTACTCAATAGCCAAACTCGTACCGCAGATGTTGAAAGCGCCAGAGAAATGGTGAATGAGGCGATTGAACTGGCACAAACAGCGATTAACCGTTTGGGATTGGCGATCGAGATTCCGGAGATGGTTCAACTGGCAAATCAGAGCGATGTCAGAGCTTATGCGTTGGAAATTGTCCGCACGCTTAAGAAAAATTTAGCAGACATTGATCAACTGCTGGCGCGGGCGTTAGTAGATTGGCAGCTTAGTCGATTAGCCGTGATCGATCGCGACATTTTGCGAATTGCTGTCACTGAAATGCTGTATCTGGGAGTGCCAGATCGTGTTGCCGTAAACGAAGCCGTAGAATTGGCAAAGCGGTATAGCGGTGAAGATGGCTACCGTTTTATCAATGGTGTATTGCGTCGTGTAACTGATTGCGTAAAAGCAGAAGCCAGCGGATTAGAAAAGAATTCTTGA
- a CDS encoding signal recognition particle-docking protein FtsY (IMG reference gene:2510095607~PFAM: SRP54-type protein, GTPase domain; SRP54-type protein, helical bundle domain~TIGRFAM: signal recognition particle-docking protein FtsY): MTFDWFRRRYDEEKTEAEQSAETQQAPPDKAQQDAVNESEKAEDYLNWAKLAYENIKKRQQLAAQSETPATEPTVELTTEIVADEPVAKIAPVEPSLVADTSSETRAEVAALTDLEPTLDTPDAIAQTSSLEPTTPLPFWAAAEAERQARLEQLRETAIIEPEPEPEPTKPLAADETIPSLPDFVLDEGFVWSAEILAAQGRRPDQISIEEINWLKRLRQGLDKTRRSLVNQLRAIVGQGPLNQDAVLEIEAALLQADVGVEATDAIIEALQKKMRDETLPPDAAITYLKQIIREMLDRPLGEYGNLTFAPEKNKLNVWLMTGVNGAGKTTTIGKLAHIAQKSGYHCLIAAADTFRAAAVEQVKVWGARSNVEVIANPGKNTDPAAVVFDAITAAQSRGVDLLLVDTAGRLQNKKNLMDELSKVRRIIDKKAPDAVVESLLVLDSTLGQNGLRQAQVFSESAKLSGVVLTKLDGTAKGGIALAVVQQLGLPIRFIGAGEGIEDLRPFSSYEFVEALLNG; the protein is encoded by the coding sequence ATGACGTTTGATTGGTTTCGTCGCCGGTATGATGAAGAAAAGACTGAGGCAGAACAATCGGCAGAAACCCAGCAAGCACCGCCAGACAAGGCTCAACAAGATGCTGTGAATGAGTCAGAGAAAGCCGAAGATTACCTCAACTGGGCAAAGCTTGCCTACGAAAATATTAAAAAGCGTCAACAGTTAGCCGCTCAATCCGAGACACCTGCGACTGAGCCAACAGTTGAACTTACAACTGAAATAGTTGCAGATGAACCAGTTGCGAAAATTGCTCCAGTTGAACCTTCACTTGTCGCAGATACATCGTCAGAGACTCGTGCGGAAGTTGCAGCGCTGACAGACTTAGAACCGACCTTAGATACCCCTGATGCGATCGCACAAACCTCCAGTCTGGAACCCACAACACCTCTTCCCTTCTGGGCAGCTGCAGAAGCTGAACGTCAAGCACGTCTAGAACAATTACGTGAAACAGCGATCATTGAACCAGAACCGGAACCAGAGCCTACTAAACCATTAGCAGCAGATGAAACCATCCCATCACTACCCGATTTTGTCTTAGACGAAGGCTTCGTTTGGTCAGCAGAAATTCTTGCAGCACAAGGTCGTCGCCCGGATCAAATTTCTATCGAAGAGATCAACTGGCTGAAGCGTCTGCGGCAGGGACTCGACAAAACCCGTCGCAGCTTAGTGAACCAACTGCGGGCGATTGTCGGGCAGGGACCGCTGAATCAGGATGCCGTTTTGGAAATTGAAGCCGCGTTACTTCAGGCAGATGTGGGTGTAGAAGCGACCGATGCCATTATTGAGGCGCTTCAGAAAAAAATGCGCGACGAAACCCTACCCCCGGATGCTGCCATTACCTATCTCAAGCAAATTATTCGTGAAATGCTTGATCGCCCCTTGGGTGAATACGGCAACCTCACCTTTGCCCCCGAAAAAAACAAACTCAATGTCTGGTTAATGACCGGCGTAAATGGCGCGGGTAAAACCACCACTATCGGCAAACTCGCTCACATTGCTCAAAAATCCGGCTACCATTGTTTGATTGCTGCAGCAGACACCTTTAGAGCGGCAGCCGTAGAACAGGTAAAAGTTTGGGGTGCCCGCAGCAACGTGGAAGTCATCGCCAATCCTGGTAAAAACACCGATCCAGCAGCCGTAGTATTCGATGCGATTACAGCAGCCCAATCAAGAGGGGTGGACTTGTTACTTGTAGATACTGCTGGACGCCTGCAAAACAAGAAAAACCTGATGGATGAACTGAGTAAGGTGCGCCGCATCATCGACAAAAAAGCCCCCGATGCTGTCGTCGAATCCTTACTCGTCTTGGACTCTACCCTAGGACAAAACGGTTTGCGACAAGCTCAAGTCTTTTCAGAATCTGCCAAACTCAGTGGCGTCGTACTCACCAAACTCGATGGAACTGCCAAAGGTGGTATCGCTCTTGCCGTTGTCCAACAACTGGGCTTACCGATTCGCTTCATTGGTGCCGGAGAAGGCATTGAAGATTTACGCCCCTTCTCCAGCTATGAATTTGTAGAAGCTTTACTGAACGGTTAA
- a CDS encoding thioredoxin (IMG reference gene:2510095608~PFAM: Thioredoxin~TIGRFAM: thioredoxin): MSAAAQVTDSTFKQEVLESEVPVLVDFWAPWCGPCRMVAPIVDEIANQYEGQVKVVKVNTDENPTVASQYGIRSIPTLMIFKGGQRVDMVVGAVPKTTLSTTLEKYL, from the coding sequence ATGTCTGCAGCCGCACAAGTTACGGACTCCACCTTTAAACAAGAAGTTCTTGAAAGCGAAGTACCCGTTTTAGTCGATTTTTGGGCTCCCTGGTGTGGTCCCTGCCGGATGGTTGCGCCCATTGTGGATGAGATCGCGAACCAGTACGAAGGGCAAGTAAAAGTAGTCAAGGTGAATACAGACGAGAACCCAACTGTGGCAAGCCAGTATGGAATCCGCAGCATTCCAACCTTGATGATCTTTAAGGGCGGACAGCGTGTCGATATGGTAGTGGGTGCTGTTCCCAAAACCACTCTTTCCACAACTTTAGAGAAATATCTCTAA
- a CDS encoding IMP dehydrogenase family protein (IMG reference gene:2510095610~PFAM: IMP dehydrogenase / GMP reductase domain~TIGRFAM: IMP dehydrogenase family protein), translated as MDIQIGRGKTARRAYGIDEIALVPGPRTLDPVLADTRWTIGGIEREIPIIASAMDGVVDVKMAVLLSQMGALGVINLEGVQTRYEDPNPVLDRIAAVGKDEFVPLMQELYTEPIKPELIERRIQEVKAQGGIAAVSATPVAATKYGETVAKAGADLFFVQATVVSTAHLSPESITPLDLAHFCREMPIPVVLGNCVTYDVTLNLMKAGAAAVLVGIGPGAACTSRGVLGVGVPQATAIADCAAARDDYHQETGNYVPIIADGGLVTGGDICKCIACGADGVMIGSPFARAKEAPGRGFHWGMATPSPVLPRGTRIRVGSTGTLEQILRGPAQLDDGTHNLLGALKTSMGTLGAKNLKEMQQVEVIIAPSLLTEGKVYQKAQQLGMGK; from the coding sequence GTGGATATTCAAATTGGAAGAGGCAAAACTGCCCGTAGAGCATACGGTATCGACGAAATTGCGTTAGTGCCAGGACCGCGAACCCTCGATCCGGTTTTGGCAGATACTCGTTGGACGATTGGTGGGATTGAACGAGAAATTCCTATCATTGCCAGCGCAATGGATGGGGTTGTAGATGTCAAGATGGCAGTGCTCCTATCCCAAATGGGCGCATTGGGCGTGATCAACCTGGAAGGTGTGCAAACTCGCTATGAAGACCCTAACCCTGTGCTGGATCGGATTGCGGCGGTTGGGAAGGATGAGTTTGTACCTTTAATGCAAGAACTCTATACCGAGCCAATCAAGCCGGAATTGATTGAACGTCGGATTCAGGAAGTGAAGGCGCAAGGCGGGATTGCAGCGGTCAGCGCAACCCCAGTTGCCGCAACGAAGTATGGTGAAACGGTCGCAAAGGCTGGAGCTGATTTGTTTTTTGTCCAAGCAACAGTAGTTTCAACTGCCCACCTTTCTCCTGAATCGATCACCCCGTTAGATCTGGCACATTTTTGCCGAGAAATGCCAATTCCAGTAGTGTTGGGCAATTGTGTCACTTATGATGTGACCTTGAATTTGATGAAAGCAGGGGCGGCGGCTGTATTGGTTGGCATTGGACCAGGGGCTGCCTGCACCTCGCGGGGAGTGTTGGGGGTTGGGGTGCCCCAAGCAACCGCGATCGCCGACTGTGCGGCTGCTCGTGATGACTATCACCAGGAAACAGGTAACTACGTTCCTATAATTGCGGATGGTGGGTTAGTGACTGGCGGCGACATTTGCAAATGTATTGCCTGTGGTGCTGATGGTGTCATGATTGGTTCCCCCTTTGCTAGAGCCAAAGAAGCCCCCGGACGAGGCTTTCACTGGGGCATGGCAACTCCCAGCCCGGTGCTTCCCCGTGGTACTCGTATCCGGGTTGGTTCTACAGGCACCCTGGAGCAAATTTTGCGAGGTCCCGCCCAACTGGATGATGGGACTCATAATCTCTTGGGTGCTTTGAAAACTAGTATGGGTACACTGGGTGCCAAAAACCTGAAAGAGATGCAGCAGGTTGAAGTCATCATTGCACCATCGTTACTGACAGAAGGCAAAGTTTATCAAAAGGCTCAGCAGCTTGGTATGGGTAAATAA
- a CDS encoding 8-amino-7-oxononanoate synthase (IMG reference gene:2510095611~PFAM: Aminotransferase class I and II~TIGRFAM: 8-amino-7-oxononanoate synthase) has translation MTNPYAWIQRSLDTIHRANWHRSVTTVTGRPGAVITLEGQQLVNFASNDYLGLAGDERLIQAAIAATKAYGTGCTGSRLISGHRELHHQLEQAIAALKQTEAAIVFSSGYLANLGAIAALVGNRDLILSDQYNHSSLKNGAILSGATVLNYAHCNTNDLQTLLSQHRKSYRRCLILTDSVFSMDGDLCPLPEILRLAETFECMVLVDEAHGTGVFGKTGAGCVEHLGCTGRPLIQMGTLSKALGSLGGYVAGSAPLIDFLRNRAASWIYTTALSPADTAAALEAIRIVQREPERRAQLWRNVNWLKQSLLETFSHSPSTWCPSPVACRLLPSHSPILCLQVDSPATVLQIGHHLQKSGFFVSAVRPPTVPTSRLRITVMATHECTHLRQFTTVLGNIFRQSNKV, from the coding sequence ATGACTAACCCCTACGCCTGGATTCAGCGATCGCTGGATACGATTCATCGAGCAAACTGGCACCGCTCAGTAACCACGGTCACAGGGCGTCCTGGGGCAGTGATTACCCTGGAAGGTCAGCAACTGGTTAACTTTGCCAGCAATGATTATTTGGGATTGGCAGGAGATGAACGTTTAATTCAAGCAGCGATCGCTGCTACCAAAGCCTATGGCACAGGCTGCACAGGTTCCCGCTTAATCAGTGGACATCGAGAACTTCATCATCAATTGGAACAGGCGATTGCCGCACTTAAACAAACGGAAGCCGCGATCGTGTTTAGTTCTGGCTATCTGGCAAATCTGGGCGCGATCGCTGCACTGGTCGGCAACCGGGATCTAATTCTGTCCGATCAATACAACCACTCCAGCCTTAAAAATGGAGCCATTCTCAGCGGTGCCACTGTCCTGAATTACGCCCATTGCAACACTAATGATCTGCAAACCCTGCTATCACAGCATCGAAAATCCTACCGTCGTTGCCTTATCCTGACGGATAGCGTTTTCAGCATGGATGGAGATTTGTGTCCATTGCCCGAGATTCTCCGACTGGCAGAGACATTTGAATGTATGGTGTTGGTCGATGAGGCTCACGGTACTGGAGTGTTTGGTAAGACTGGAGCAGGTTGTGTAGAGCATTTGGGTTGTACAGGTCGTCCACTGATTCAGATGGGCACCCTCAGCAAAGCGTTAGGTAGTCTGGGTGGCTATGTGGCAGGTTCAGCTCCCCTGATTGACTTTCTCCGCAACCGCGCTGCTAGCTGGATCTACACCACAGCACTCTCTCCAGCAGATACGGCGGCGGCTCTAGAAGCGATCCGGATTGTGCAAAGGGAACCTGAACGCCGTGCTCAACTCTGGCGAAATGTCAACTGGCTCAAACAGTCATTGTTAGAAACGTTTAGTCACTCGCCTTCCACCTGGTGCCCTTCACCCGTTGCCTGCCGCCTTTTGCCTTCCCACTCTCCAATTCTTTGCCTACAAGTAGACTCGCCCGCAACGGTCTTACAAATCGGTCACCATCTGCAAAAATCTGGTTTTTTCGTCTCTGCTGTGCGTCCGCCCACTGTACCCACCAGTCGCCTCCGCATTACAGTCATGGCGACTCATGAATGTACTCACCTAAGGCAATTCACAACTGTTTTAGGGAATATATTCAGGCAGAGTAATAAAGTCTGA
- a CDS encoding GTP cyclohydrolase II (IMG reference gene:2510095612~PFAM: GTP cyclohydrolase II; 3,4-dihydroxy-2-butanone 4-phosphate synthase~TIGRFAM: GTP cyclohydrolase II; 3,4-dihydroxy-2-butanone 4-phosphate synthase) yields the protein MSFSADTFNSSSFQFDSIESALVDLKAGRAVVVVDDENRENEGDVVCAAQFATPDMINFMAVKARGLICLAMTGDRLDELDLPLMVTRNTDSNQTAFTVSIDASPQLGVGTGISAEDRARTIQVAINPSTRPDDLRRPGHVFPLRAREGGVLKRAGHTEAAVDLSRLAGLYPAGVICEIQNPDGSMARLPELVEYAKTHSLKIISIADLISYRLEHERLVSREAIADLPTEFGHFQIYAYRHTLDNSEHVAIVKGNPAQFAHQPVLVRMHSECLTGDAIGSLRCDCRMQLQAALKMIENAGLGVVVYLRQEGRGIGLVNKLKAYSLQDMGLDTVEANEHLGFPADLRNYGMGAQILNDLGVHQMRLITNNPRKIAGLKGYGLEIVDRVPLLIEATDYNSSYLATKAEKLGHWMLQTFLITLSLEWQTTPQTVTEWYKHLESVRQLAQIHGFLLQEEVRPVAKAIFSTSALVVHLGFKQPPETEVDWYRQPDHPFTQTIAQILDNLATIPNLKQLEFIVSSGHDPLIGLQVQLDRQPYSLNQRPSSIFPALTTQTIYSFTARHY from the coding sequence TTGAGCTTTTCCGCAGACACGTTTAACTCTAGTTCGTTTCAGTTTGACTCCATCGAATCTGCTCTAGTCGATCTAAAAGCGGGTCGTGCAGTGGTGGTGGTGGATGATGAGAACCGTGAAAATGAGGGAGATGTGGTATGTGCAGCCCAGTTCGCTACGCCAGATATGATTAATTTCATGGCGGTGAAAGCTCGTGGCTTGATTTGTTTGGCGATGACAGGCGATCGTCTGGATGAACTGGATTTGCCATTGATGGTGACGAGAAACACGGATAGTAATCAAACTGCGTTTACCGTTAGCATTGATGCCTCGCCCCAGTTAGGCGTAGGAACCGGGATTTCAGCGGAAGATCGTGCTCGCACGATTCAGGTCGCTATCAATCCTTCCACTCGTCCTGATGATTTGCGCCGTCCGGGGCATGTGTTTCCGCTACGGGCACGGGAAGGTGGGGTGTTGAAGCGGGCAGGACATACGGAAGCCGCAGTGGATCTATCCCGGTTGGCAGGACTTTACCCTGCTGGTGTCATCTGCGAAATTCAAAACCCTGATGGGTCAATGGCACGTTTGCCAGAGCTCGTTGAATATGCCAAAACGCATTCGCTCAAAATTATCAGCATTGCCGATTTGATCAGTTATCGGTTGGAGCACGAACGGCTAGTTTCACGAGAAGCGATCGCTGACTTACCCACTGAATTTGGGCACTTCCAGATTTACGCCTACCGTCACACGCTCGATAACTCGGAACATGTGGCCATTGTGAAAGGGAATCCTGCCCAATTTGCTCATCAACCTGTATTGGTGAGAATGCACTCAGAATGTTTAACAGGGGATGCGATTGGCTCCTTGCGATGCGATTGCCGAATGCAGTTGCAAGCTGCCCTCAAGATGATTGAGAATGCTGGATTGGGCGTGGTTGTGTATCTGCGGCAAGAAGGGCGTGGCATTGGTCTGGTCAACAAACTCAAAGCTTATTCATTGCAAGATATGGGCTTGGATACAGTGGAAGCCAATGAGCATTTGGGTTTTCCAGCGGATTTGCGAAATTACGGCATGGGTGCCCAGATTTTGAATGATCTGGGGGTGCATCAGATGCGGTTGATTACCAACAATCCTCGTAAAATTGCCGGATTGAAAGGCTACGGACTGGAAATTGTTGATCGCGTTCCTTTGCTGATTGAAGCCACCGATTACAACTCTTCCTACCTGGCAACCAAAGCTGAAAAATTGGGTCACTGGATGCTCCAGACCTTCCTTATCACCCTGTCGCTAGAGTGGCAAACGACACCGCAAACTGTAACGGAATGGTATAAACATTTGGAATCAGTGCGGCAACTCGCTCAAATTCATGGCTTCCTACTGCAAGAAGAGGTTCGTCCGGTAGCGAAAGCAATCTTTAGTACTTCTGCACTCGTGGTGCATCTCGGTTTTAAGCAACCACCTGAAACTGAAGTCGATTGGTACCGCCAACCGGATCATCCCTTCACTCAGACGATCGCCCAAATTCTCGATAATTTGGCAACCATACCCAATCTCAAACAATTAGAGTTCATCGTCTCCTCCGGTCATGATCCGCTAATCGGGTTACAGGTACAGCTTGATCGCCAACCCTATTCCCTCAACCAACGACCCTCTTCCATTTTCCCTGCCCTTACGACCCAAACGATCTATAGCTTTACTGCTCGTCACTACTAA